In Camelina sativa cultivar DH55 chromosome 13, Cs, whole genome shotgun sequence, the genomic window atatTATCTAGTGTTGTTGTTGCTCCTCTgcctaactctctctctctctactgtaagttctttctttctttctctacttTGGGATCTTGCGTTTTCCTCCTTCAATGTATAAGTCTTTCTAATTCCATGGGAAAAGATTCGATACCGAATCGTgggtttcttcatctttgttgaAAACTTAATACAGTAAATCTcaataaagtttgtttttttcgctttttttcttctctctttttatcacTGATGAAAAAaggttgcttttttttttctttttcttttgtttcttgttcgGATGCTTAGAACCTTAAAGTATCAGCAATTTGagggatttttgtttttgttttagatatttCTAAGCTGACAAGTGAGAAGTGAGAACTCTTTCTTATCTTGAGTTTCTGTCTTTTGTATTTCCAGAATTGCCCCCCCCCTGTTTAACCAAGATGAGCAGAGTTTTCGTAGCGATTCTTCTATGGATGTGTGTGTGGGTTTGTTGTTATGGGGATGGAGACTATGTGCTGTACAAGGACCCCAAACAGACCGTTTCAGATCGAGTTGAGGATTTGTTTGGTAGAATGACTTTGGAAGAGAAGATTGGTCAGATGGTCCAGATTGATAGAAGTGTTGCCACTGTTAACATCATGAGAGATTACTTCATCGGTATGCAAATAACTTATCTTTCTTGCAGTTTCTTTTGTACTTGGTTGGTTGGCTAATTTTGTTGGTTCTCCAATTTCTCTCATTTTGGTGGGCATATTGAATGGTTTCTTTGGTAAATCAGTCGGTCCAACTGTTCTTGTTCAGAATTTATTGTTGAATTGAGGGTTTCATTTAACTTTAGGCTTCCTTTCAGTAGTTCAGTCTCTCATCATCTTGTTAGCATTAGAACTAGATAAGCTGAGTAATTTTTCTTGGTACTCTTTGTTCTGTGCAGGCAGTGTACTGAGTGGTGGTGGGAGTGCTCCACTTCCTGAGGCAACCGCTCAGAACTGGGTTGATATGATCAATGGGTATCAGAAAGGAGCTTTAGTGAGTCGTTTGGGGATTCCTATGATATATGGCATTGATGCCGTTCACGGGCATAACAATGTCTACAACGCTACTATCTTCCCTCACAATGTTGGTCTTGGAGCCACCAGGCAAGTATTAGCTAAATCGTTTATTTGGTTCTGCATGTTTCCCATCTCTGTTTTTGTGAACGTTATCTAGAGTTCTTCTGCTGATAGATTTGAGTTTCACAGGGATCCTGATCTTGTTAAGAGGATTGGAGCGGCTACAGCAGTCGAAGTCAGAGCCACTGGAATTCCATACACATTTGCTCCTTGCATTGCAGTAAGTTTCTGTATTCTGGATCCTATAAGTTTTCACCTTCTGCCAAAGTCTTATAAATCTGCCAATCTTCATATCTTTGGACATTTGTTAAAGTTGTTTCCCACTCACTTTTTGTAGGTTTGTAGAGATCCAAGATGGGGTAGGTGTTATGAGAGCTACAGCGAGGATCACAAAGTTGTGGAAGACATGACAGATGTCATACTTGGTTTACAAGGAGAGCCTCCTTCCAACTATAAACATGGCATTCCATTCGTTGGTGGCAGGTTAGGCTTTTGCTAATTTGGTTGTGTTATATTTTATGAGCAGCCTTACATAAGTATGTTCTTCAGTTCATGTGTGTTATTTTGTCAGGGATAAAGTTGCAGCATGTGCTAAGCATTACGTGGGAGATGGTGGGACAACCCGAGGAGTAAATGAGAACAACACGGTGACTGATTTACATGGTCTTCTTAGCGTTCACATGCCTGCTTATGCTGATGCAATATACAAAGGTGTTTCCACAGTGATGGTTTCATATTCGAGCTGGAATGGTGAAAAGATGCATGCAAATACTGAGCTTATCACAGGGTATCTTAAGGGTACCCTTAAGTTTAAGGTCTGCCTACTTTTCCTCCTTAAATGTCAACTTCAATGCACATGCTCTGTGTTCTGGCAGTAGTCTTTCTGAATGTATAAGGCTCTTTCTCCATGTATTTGTAGAGTCGTGAATAGAATTCTTATATGAAGGAGATGATTTTGAGTGCTAATTCCAACTTATCTTCTCCTATGATATGCGCAGGGTTTTGTTATTTCGGATTGGCAAGGTGTTGATAAGATTTCCTCACCACCGCATACGAACTACACTGCTTCCGTCCGAGCTGCAATTCAAGCTGGCATTGATATGGTTTGTGTTTTAAACTTCACAGACATTCCTGGACTTAGATAGGCTGATGCTACTCATTTCTGTGTTAGCTAATGAAATAATATGCAGGTCATGGTCCCCTTCAACTTTACCGAGTTTGTCAATGATCTTATGTCCTTGGTGAAGAACAAAGTAATTCCTGTCACCCGGATTGATGATGCAGTCAGAAGAATCCTGCTTGTCAAGTTCACCATGGGTCTTTTTGAGAACCCTTTGGCTGATTACAGCTTTGCCAATGAACTAGGAAGCCAGGTCAGTTGCCTAATCATCAAGAGCTAGAATCTCTTGCAAGTACTTCAAAATATTGATGgaatgttttcaatttctattagGCACACAGAGACTTGGCAAGGGAGGCTGTTAGGAAATCCCTTGTGCTGCTTAAAAACGGGAACAAAACCAATCCTATGCTCCCACTTCCCAGGAAGACTTCAAAGATCCTAGTTGCTGGCACTCACGCTGATAATTTGGGTTATCAGTGTGGTG contains:
- the LOC104768683 gene encoding uncharacterized protein LOC104768683 isoform X1, giving the protein MGQDSIPNQLPPPCLTKMSRVFVAILLWMCVWVCCYGDGDYVLYKDPKQTVSDRVEDLFGRMTLEEKIGQMVQIDRSVATVNIMRDYFIGSVLSGGGSAPLPEATAQNWVDMINGYQKGALVSRLGIPMIYGIDAVHGHNNVYNATIFPHNVGLGATRDPDLVKRIGAATAVEVRATGIPYTFAPCIAVCRDPRWGRCYESYSEDHKVVEDMTDVILGLQGEPPSNYKHGIPFVGGRDKVAACAKHYVGDGGTTRGVNENNTVTDLHGLLSVHMPAYADAIYKGVSTVMVSYSSWNGEKMHANTELITGYLKGTLKFKGFVISDWQGVDKISSPPHTNYTASVRAAIQAGIDMVMVPFNFTEFVNDLMSLVKNKVIPVTRIDDAVRRILLVKFTMGLFENPLADYSFANELGSQAHRDLAREAVRKSLVLLKNGNKTNPMLPLPRKTSKILVAGTHADNLGYQCGGWTMTWQGFSGNKNTRGTTLLGAVKSAVDQSTEVVFRENPDAEFIKSNNFAYAIVAVGERTYAETDGDSEKLTMLDPGPAIISSTCQAVKCVVVVISGRPLVMEPYVASIEALVAAWLPGTEGQGITDALFGDHGFSGKLPVTWFRNTEQLPMSYGDSHYDPLFAYGSGLETESVESIVARSTSASATSTKPCLTTVLVSATICLFLFPSLSRVLRR
- the LOC104768683 gene encoding uncharacterized protein LOC104768683 isoform X2; protein product: MSRVFVAILLWMCVWVCCYGDGDYVLYKDPKQTVSDRVEDLFGRMTLEEKIGQMVQIDRSVATVNIMRDYFIGSVLSGGGSAPLPEATAQNWVDMINGYQKGALVSRLGIPMIYGIDAVHGHNNVYNATIFPHNVGLGATRDPDLVKRIGAATAVEVRATGIPYTFAPCIAVCRDPRWGRCYESYSEDHKVVEDMTDVILGLQGEPPSNYKHGIPFVGGRDKVAACAKHYVGDGGTTRGVNENNTVTDLHGLLSVHMPAYADAIYKGVSTVMVSYSSWNGEKMHANTELITGYLKGTLKFKGFVISDWQGVDKISSPPHTNYTASVRAAIQAGIDMVMVPFNFTEFVNDLMSLVKNKVIPVTRIDDAVRRILLVKFTMGLFENPLADYSFANELGSQAHRDLAREAVRKSLVLLKNGNKTNPMLPLPRKTSKILVAGTHADNLGYQCGGWTMTWQGFSGNKNTRGTTLLGAVKSAVDQSTEVVFRENPDAEFIKSNNFAYAIVAVGERTYAETDGDSEKLTMLDPGPAIISSTCQAVKCVVVVISGRPLVMEPYVASIEALVAAWLPGTEGQGITDALFGDHGFSGKLPVTWFRNTEQLPMSYGDSHYDPLFAYGSGLETESVESIVARSTSASATSTKPCLTTVLVSATICLFLFPSLSRVLRR